From a region of the Arachis ipaensis cultivar K30076 chromosome B09, Araip1.1, whole genome shotgun sequence genome:
- the LOC107619649 gene encoding pentatricopeptide repeat-containing protein At3g26540: MGVSAASILNHLLHPKNLKPQPRSTATNTTKAAITTILSHVNAGHICKAASVLFAFPAPFPYSLYAHLFQHCTSPRAVVGLRKAESHLVTFSPAPPIFLLNRVIEAYGRCDCLQDARELFDEMPQPDGGSWNALINAYSQRGFSDEVFKLFLKMNRCGVYPNQITLAGVLGSCAVASEIVLAKQAHGIVVKLGFYRNVILGSALVNVYGKCGIMVDARRMFQEIPSPNAVTWNVIVRRYLDAGDAREAIVLFSRMFLVKVRPLHFTFSAALVACASISRLEEGMQIHGVVVKLGLHEDNVVSSSLINMYMKCGKLEDGREVFDQIGSKDLVSWTSIVYGYAMCGKTWEARKIFDEMPERNVISWNAMLAGYARFCDWHEALDFIYLMLGKIKDIDHVTLSLMLNVSAGLSDHEMGKQVHGYIYRHGFHSNLSAGNALLDMYGKCGNLNSATVWFNQMSNWRDWVSWNALLASYDNHQLSEQALTKFLEMQWETKPTKYTFGTLLAACANSFSLNFGKQIHGFIIRHGFEMDIIIRTALVHMYSRCRCLEYAIEVLKGAISRDIVIWNTMILGYCHNHRGKEALELFQLMEAEGINPDHVTFQGILLACVEEGFVDVGTDCFRSMSNEYYVLPRLEHYDCMIELYSRHGYMDELENFLKTMPIEPTLSMLRRAFEASQKNRYSRLGEWITHKLNEFEH, encoded by the coding sequence ATGGGTGTAAGTGCCGCTTCCATACTCAACCACCTCCTCCACCCAAAGAACCTCAAGCCTCAACCACGCTCCACCGCAACCAACACCACCAAGGCGGCCATCACAACCATCCTCTCCCACGTCAACGCCGGTCACATCTGTAAAGCCGCCTCCGTCCTCTTCGCATTCCCGGCGCCTTTCCCATACTCCCTCTACGCCCATCTCTTCCAACACTGCACCTCCCCACGCGCAGTCGTTGGCCTCCGCAAGGCCGAGTCCCACCTCGTCACCTTCTCCCCCGCCCCACCCATCTTCCTTCTCAACCGCGTAATTGAGGCTTATGGAAGATGTGACTGTCTTCAGGATGCACGTGAATTGTTCGATGAAATGCCGCAGCCAGACGGTGGCTCTTGGAATGCGCTCATCAACGCTTATTCCCAGAGAGGTTTCTCGGATGAGGTTTTCAAGCTGTTTTTGAAGATGAACAGGTGTGGTGTTTATCCCAATCAGATAACTTTGGCTGGTGTTCTTGGGTCGTGTGCTGTGGCTTCTGAGATTGTTTTGGCCAAGCAGGCTCATGGGATTGTTGTGAAACTTGGGTTTTATCGCAATGTGATTCTCGGCAGTGCCCTTGTTAATGTCTATGGAAAATGTGGGATCATGGTTGATGCTCGTAGAATGTTTCAAGAGATTCCAAGTCCCAATGCTGTCACTTGGAATGTCATTGTGAGGAGGTATCTTGATGCCGGCGATGCGAGGGAGGCCATTGTCTTGTTTTCGCGGATGTTTTTGGTGAAGGTTCGACCATTGCATTTCACATTTTCAGCTGCTCTTGTTGCTTGTGCGAGTATCTCTCGGCTGGAAGAGGGGATGCAGATACATGGGGTGGTTGTGAAGTTAGGTCTTCACGAGGATAATGTTGTTTCAAGCTCACTTATTAACATGTATATGAAGTGTGGTAAGCTTGAGGATGGCCGTGAGGTTTTTGATCAGATTGGTTCCAAAGATTTGGTGTCTTGGACCTCGATTGTATATGGATATGCAATGTGTGGGAAAACATGGGAAGCAAGAAAGATTTTTGATGAGATGCCAGAGCGAAATGTGATCTCATGGAATGCAATGTTGGCAGGGTATGCTAGATTTTGTGATTGGCACGAAGCGTTAGACTTTATATATCTGATGCTTGGTAAAATTAAAGATATCGATCATGTAACACTTAGTCTGATGTTAAATGTCTCTGCAGGTCTTTCAGATCACGAGATGGGTAAACAAGTACATGGTTATATATATCGACATGGTTTCCACTCGAACCTGAGTGCCGGCAATGCTCTTCTTGATATGTATGGTAAATGTGGGAACTTGAACAGTGCCACAGTTTGGTTTAACCAGATGAGTAATTGGCGTGACTGGGTTTCTTGGAATGCTTTGTTGGCTAGCTATGATAATCATCAGTTGAGTGAACAAGCACTAACAAAATTTTTGGAGATGCAGTGGGAGACAAAACCAACAAAGTATACCTTTGGAACCCTCTTGGCAGCATGTGCAAATAGTTTTTCTCTTAACTTTGGAAAACAGATTCATGGATTCATCATTAGACATGGATTTGAAATGGATATTATAATCAGAACTGCTTTGGTCCACATGTATTCTCGATGTCGATGCCTTGAGTATGCTATCGAGGTTCTCAAGGGAGCAATTTCCAGAGATATAGTCATTTGGAATACCATGATTTTGGGATATTGCCACAATCATAGGGGTAAAGAGGCGCTTGAACTTTTTCAACTGATGGAAGCAGAAGGCATCAATCCAGACCACGTGACGTTTCAGGGAATTCTGCTGGCTTGTGTTGAAGAAGGCTTTGTTGATGTAGGTACTGACTGCTTTAGATCAATGAGCAATGAATACTATGTCCTGCCCCGGCTGGAGCACTATGATTGCATGATTGAACTATATAGTCGGCATGGGTATATGGATGAGCTAGAGAACTTTCTCAAAACAATGCCAATAGAGCCCACTCTTTCAATGTTGAGAAGGGCCTTTGAAGCATCTCAGAAAAATAGGTACTCAAGACTAGGAGAATGGATTACACATAAACTTAATGAATTTGAACACTAA
- the LOC107618982 gene encoding polyadenylate-binding protein 5, whose translation MAAAAAISAPVAQSTAAPAAALGVGPFSNASLYVGDLEGNVNEAQLYDLFSQIAPVVSIRVCRDLTKRSSLGYAYVNYSSYEHAANAMELLNFTHLNGKPIRIMFSQRDPSIRKSGFANVFIKNLDTSIDNKALHDTFATFGTVLSCKVAIDSNGNSKGYGFVQFEKEEAAQNAIKQLNGMLINDKQVFVGLFVRRQERAQTNGSPKFTNVYVKNLSETQTDDNLKQLFSPYGTITSATVMKDMNGKSRCFGFVNFQSPDSAAAAVEKLNGTTINDDKVLYVGRAQRKAEREAELKAKFEQERLSRYEKLQGANLYLKNLDDSISDERLKDLFSEFGTITSCKVMLDPHGHSRGSGFVAFSTPEEASKALNEMNGKLVGRKPLYVAVAQRKDERKARLQAQFAQMQSPGGISPLPSGIPGYHPGAPRLAPQQLYFGQGTPGFMPPQPAGFGFQQQILPGMRPGVAPNFVMPYHLQRQGQPGQRMGIRRGGNLQQVQQNQMLHRNSNQGFRYMGNGRNGMDPSVPQGLVGPMMPMSFDGSVSPIDNQRPGTLSTTLASALASATPENQRVMLGEHLYPLVERLTPTQHTAKVTGMLLEMDQSEVIHLIESPEDLKIKVSEAMQVLREAATGSDVGDQLGSLSLN comes from the exons ATGGCGGCAGCGGCAGCGATTTCTGCACCGGTGGCTCAGTCTACGGCGGCTCCGGCGGCGGCATTGGGCGTAGGGCCATTCTCCAATGCATCCCTGTACGTAGGGGATCTGGAGGGGAACGTGAACGAGGCGCAGCTTTATGATCTGTTCAGTCAGATTGCTCCGGTTGTCTCGATTAGGGTTTGCAGGGATCTTACGAAGCGATCCTCTCTTGGTTACGCTTATGTCAACTATTCCAGCTATGAACATG CTGCAAACGCCATGGAGCTTCTGAACTTTACTCATTTGAATGGGAAACCCATTCGAATTATGTTTTCCCAACGTGATCCTAGCATTCGGAAAAGTGGATTTGCCAATGTGTTCATCAAGAACCTTGACACGTCAATCGACAACAAGGCATTACATGACACATTTGCTACTTTTGGAACTGTGCTTTCTTGCAAGGTTGCCATTGATAGCAATGGAAATTCAAAAGGCTATGGTTTTGTACAATTTGAAAAGGAAGAAGCCGCTCAAAATGCCATCAAACAGTTGAATGGCATGCTGATAAATGATAAACAGGTTTTTGTGGGACTCTTTGTTCGACGCCAGGAAAGGGCTCAAACAAATGGATCACCAAAGTTCACTAATGTGTATGTGAAAAATTTGTCTGAAACACAAACTGATGACAACTTGAAGCAACTGTTTAGCCCATATGGTACAATAACAAGTGCAACAGTTATGAAAGATATGAATGGGAAGTCTAGATGTTTTGGTTTTGTTAATTTCCAGAGTCCGGATTCAGCGGCTGCTGCAGTTGAGAAGTTAAATGGAACTACGATCAATGATGACAAGGTTTTATACGTGGGGAGAGCTCAGAGGAAAGCTGAAAGAGAGGCAGAGTTGAAAGCCAAATTTGAGCAGGAAAGATTAAGCAGATATGAGAAGTTACAAGGTGCAAACTTGTACTTGAAAAATCTTGATGACAGCATCAGCGATGAGAGGTTGAAGGATCTATTTTCTGAATTTGGAACAATAACATCTTGCAAG GTAATGCTTGATCCACATGGACATAGCAGGGGGTCTGGTTTTGTTGCATTTTCTACTCCTGAGGAAGCAAGTAAAGCT TTGAATGAAATGAATGGGAAGTTGGTTGGGCGGAAGCCTCTGTATGTTGCTGTAGCCCAGCGCAAAGATGAGAGGAAAGCTCGTCTACAG GCTCAGTTTGCTCAAATGCAGTCACCTGGTGGAATATCACCTTTGCCCTCAGGAATTCCTGGGTATCATCCAGGAGCACCAAGGCTTGCCCCTCAACAGCTGTATTTTGGTCAAGGAACACCTGGCTTCATGCCGCCACAACCTGCTGGCTTTGGTTTCCAGCAGCAAATCTTGCCTGGAATGCGGCCTGGCGTTGCTCCAAATTTTGTTATGCCATACCACCTTCAGAGACAGGGTCAACCCGGGCAGAGGATGGGCATTCGACGAGGGGGAAACCTCCAACAAGTGCAGCAGAACCAG ATGCTGCATCGCAACTCCAACCAAGGGTTTAGATATATGGGCAATGGCAGAAATGGTATGGATCCATCCGTTCCTCAAGGTCTAGTTGGTCCAATGATGCCCATGTCCTTTGATGGATCTGTATCTCCTATTGATAACCAGCGCCCTGGAACATTGTCTACCACCCTTGCCTCTGCTCTGGCTTCTGCAACCCCAGAAAATCAGCGAGTG ATGCTGGGTGAACATCTGTATCCTCTTGTGGAGCGTCTTACTCCAACTCAACACACGGCAAAGGTGACGGGCATGTTGCTGGAAATGGACCAGTCAGAGGTAATCCATCTCATTGAGTCCCCTGAGGACCTAAAGATTAAGGTCTCCGAGGCAATGCAGGTCCTTCGCGAAGCTGCCACGGGTTCTGATGTTGGTGATCAGCTGGGCTCATTGTCATTGAATTAA
- the LOC107616308 gene encoding uncharacterized protein LOC107616308, with the protein MADHQSKFERLARQVEKIARIVDYDGGEGHNARGNNEGVENVFQNADNVLNQENPYVVSQGQNAYGVLARLRANHGGERYQVTRIVEEVLNRVGPNVGFMNRPHFVSAFPQVVQMAEVPRGVKNPKIVTKFASEVGESTIEHVARHLVEIGNLANDENLKMKPNSITTWNQLETAFHAQFYRGEMNVAVTDLVALKREDGETIDDYLIHFKNARSRCYVSLLESEVVKIATMGLGFYMRRKLLNEYIPDLAHLAEKVRQTELMKKEKEKYINEQRSKNKPFTRKEKVSYVTMESSEEEFDFETEVDLAELKKGPPYVCYLLKKLPNKQLILSEGRTLLSVKDLKEKPYCKFHQATSHSTNSCVRFRDLIQEAIMEGRLKFDDGKKEMKVDVDPFEVDASYVEPCFGVNIVGMSYDFEVALDDFESQVRSVYPPKTGDG; encoded by the exons ATGGCTGATCATCAATCAAAATTCGAGCGTCTTGCTAGACAAGTCGAAAAGATTGCTCGGATTGTTGATTATGATGGAGGTGAAGGGCATAACGCCAGGGGAAATAATGAAGGAGTAGAAAATGTTTTTCAAAATGCAGATAATGTTTTGAATCAAGAAAACCCTTATGTAGTTTCCCAAGGTCAAAATGCTTATGGCGTTTTAGCCAGATTACGTGCTAATCATGGTGGTGAACGTTATCAAGTCACTAGAATTGTGGAAGAAGTTTTAAATCGAGTTGGGCCCAATGTTGGTTTTATGAATCGACCACATTTTGTGTCTGCTTTTCCCCAAGTTGTTCAGATGGCTGAAGTGCCAAGAGGGGTGAAGAATCCAAAAATAGTCACAAAATTTGCTAGTGAAGTCGGAGAATCAACTATTGAACATGTTGCTCGTCATTTGGTCGAGATTGGGAACTTAGCcaatgatgaaaatttgaaaatgaa ACCAAATTCCATCACAACATGGAATCAGTTAGAAACTGCTTTTCACGCTCAGTTTTATCGAGGGGAGATGAATGTAGCAGTTACTGATCTAGTGGCTTTGAAACGTGAAGATGGTGAAACCattgatgattatttaatacaTTTCAAAAATGCTAGAAGTAGATGCTATGTGTCATTACTCGAAAGTGAGGTAGTAAAAATAGCAACTATGGGGTTAGGATTCTATATGCGCAGAAAACTGCTTAATGAGTATATTCCTGATTTGGCCCATTTGGCTGAAAAGGTTCGACAGACCGAActcatgaaaaaagaaaaagaaaagtatataAATGAACAAAGATCAAAGAATAAACCCTTTACTCGAAAAGAAAAGGTTTCTTATGTGACCATGGAATCCTCAGAGGAGGAATTCGATTTCGAAACAGAAgtcgatttggccgaacttaaGAAAGGTCCTCCATATGTTTGTTATTTATTGAAGAAACTTCCAA ataaacaattaattCTGTCTGAGGGTAGAACTTTACTTTCCGTGAAAGATTTAAAAGAAAAACCTTACTGTAAATTTCACCAAGCAACAAGCCATTCGACTAACAGTTGCGTCCGTTTTAGGGACTTGATTCAAGAAGCGATAATGGAAGGACGGTTGAAATTCGACGATGGCAagaaagagatgaaggttgatgtGGATCCTTTCGAGGTTGATGCCAGTTATGTCGAACCTTGTTTTGGAGTGAACATAGTTGGCATGTCCTATGATTTTGAAGTGGCTCTTGATGATTTCGAGTCACAGGTGAGGTCTGTATACCCCCCCAAAACAGGGGATGGTTAG